The genomic segment ATATTGATGTTGCTCGCCATGAGCATGCATCAGGGGGGAACGCGCATGTATTGTACAGTCTGTTGGAAGTCCTGTCAGATGAAGAGGGTGTTACCACACAGGAGGGATTCTTTTGGGAGTAGGgtggtgggttttgttttttactgagGTGGAGGCTTCTGGGAAGCTTGAGGGCCCTCCCAGTTTGACACTTCCAGTTTGGTACCCGCAGCTCCATTCCATGGGCTGCAATTAGGCACAGCAACCAGCTGTGGTTTTGTGGGACGAGCTTCACGGGTTTTCAGACTTGTTTACGCCCTCCGTCTCCTCCCTTCACCCGTGGCAGAGGAACTGAAGACTTCCCGGTTTGCAACAAGTCACAGTTTACACATGAAGACAAACTTGGGGTCGCAGTGAACCCAAAGTCCTGTTCTGGAGCAACTGAGTGGacactgttgtttttttctcaattcTTTGTCTGGTTTTTGTTTACTTGGAAAAGGGACAGCACAGGGCTGTTGCGGGCCCAGCCTGTGGAAGTGGGGAAGGGGCTTTTGACAACATCCTAGACAGCTTCCCCATTCGGAAGTGCACCCACGGGAAACTCTTTTAAGCAGAGAAAAAGGCAGATGTCTGTTTTCTGCTTTCCCTTTTGTCCTGTTGGGGCTTAAAGCCGCCGGGGAGGGGCATTCCCCAATAGTGAAACATTGCAGGATGGAATAATTACTTCTCCGGGTCTCTTCCCAGAGGCTTGAGTTGACAGCTGGACAGTGGAATGCGTGCGTTCTGTTGAGTCCCGTAACTTTGCACACTTACGAGGTTCCTGTTGGGTTCTCGTGGCGGGCGAAGGAGGGTTAGATTATTTGCTCGGGGAAAAGTATTTAAAGAGGATCCCCTGCATTTGTGCCCATGTGCTGTTACGTGCGtggtttgttcgtttgtttgcgTGTTTTTGAATTGGTGCCCATGTGCTGTTACAGGAGttcttgtttgtttgggtttttgctgtgttaaaaaaaaaatttaaattaaggTATTCTTTATTCTTGCCGGAGGGGTGCGGACCTTGTTTCTCTTTGCCCAGGAAACCACCGTGCCTCTACTGTGGATGGCCAGCAGGAGGCAGTGCAGAGTGCTTGCCCAGGATGGCATCCGAACCATTTGGAGTGCTGACAAGaggtcccctcccccagcctagATGGTGGGAGGGGTAGCCTTGCTCAAGGCCCACTGCAGCTGCCCTGCCAGACCCCCATTCACTGGGGGTTTCATACAAACAGATGGTGCAGAGGCCCCTCTGTGACTATTAGCCCCAAGGCGTAGGCGGAACCCTctgctggggcagtgatgttctgcctgaaagggggggggcagtgggagggcttctggagtcctggccccactggtgcacctcctggtggcacctggtcTTTGGGCCTCCTTAAACGGTGTATTGAGCCTGCACGGATTCATTTGGAGTTTCCTTGCTCCATTCTGTGTATTCTGGCTGTTAGCGGATTCAGGCTCAGGCAGCTTCTTGTGTATTCCTGTACTGACCACCTTTGTGGTCAGTAGCCTTACGTGTAGAGTACATAGAAGGAAAACCGTGGAGACCGGGGGCATGAAAGCCCCTTCTCCTCACACGCTGGGGCCCTGCGTTTCCAGCAGAAATTTGCATCTTGCACAAAGTCCACACAGCAAAATTAACACACATCCACTTCTTAAGTCTTGACTCTGCTTATAGTTATCCGggagaccagaatgaatgggccaCACAGGGTAGGTAAACatttgataacaataacaatgaatgTTTAATGCTCTACTTTCCAAAAGGATACACAGCGGAATCCAAAATATTAGGAGAGACTCCTACAGGAGCACCGTTCCTGCTCCTGAGTAGGCGTGAGAATTGGGGTGTGCGTTCTCAACATTTTCACAAAATTTCAAATTGGAAAGAGTTCATGGGAATTCCAGTAGACGTTTGAACAGCACCTGGTATAAATGTTTTCAAGAAAATCCTTCCTCAGAATCTACATTTATATCTAGAAATTAAACatataaaaatgaagtaaaaatcTACTTACTGCTTATATATACGCATCGGATATAAAAACCATATTTACCAGCGTCCAAAAGCTCATTGTGAAACACAGTCCTTCCAAGGTGCTCAGAAGCTGTTAGCAGCTATTATGGAATGTCTAAAATAGTCCCTCAAGCAGGTGCAAAGAGTTGAAAGTAACTCTGCCACTACTTATTACAATTAAAGAAACGGACACACAAGTTGTGCGAACTGGCCATCCCAGGTGGTACTGGAGTTTTGGAGTTATACCTGCtctcaagactacagagatccattctcccagaaaaaaatggttccttcagaggtggactctatggtataccatagtgCAGAAGTCCTAGAATGGCCTCTTAGCTCACTGCCATCCATGCACACTACCCTTCCTGGTGCcatttccaaacctccaggaattcctcaaggCAGAGTTTGCAGCTTGAAGAGGCGGTCACaccaagagtgtgtgactgggctCAGCTTCAATGGCAGCATGGGAATTCGAATCCAGACCCCCTGAATCCTCATCTGACACTCTACCCACATTGCCATGGTGTCGCTTCTGCAGCCACTTCAACTCGCTGGCTGTCCTAATAATTCTGTTATTCAAACAAATGTCTATGTATTACTCAATTTTAgttgaaataaaatattcataTTTTGATAGGTATTCGCATCGCATCTTTTATACTGGAAAAAGCAGTGAAAAAGCCGCCTTGAGATTGTTTACCTTTGGGACAATGCCTAGGAAATAACAAGattatagccatctgatggagggatggcaggtgacagtggatgagcaagagggttgtgagtgtcctgcatagtgcaggggttggactagatgacccaggaggacccttccaactctgtgattctatgattagtgaAATGAATCTTGGTTTAAAtttttttgccactgatgaagatatgtTAGAAAACGGGACATTGAAATATTGAATATATCAAGCTTTCCTGCATAAAATATATGATTAAACTATCAAATtatgaattaatattttatttcagcTATACTTGGGTAATGCATAGACATTTGTTTGAGCAGAAGAACAACTAGGACAGCCAGCAAGTTGAAGTTTTGTTCTTTTTGGATGAGTGACGCAACAAGCCCTGTTTTCCACTTCCAGTTCCGGGGCAGCCCCTTCTCGAGGAAGGTGTCAGCGCGATCCAGCAATCTCATAGCGATAGAAGAAGATGTAGAAGTTTAGGAGCTTGGCCAAGAGGGAGGGGGCAAGTGCATTGACCTTGCGGAAGCCCATTTTCTCGTAGACCCGCTGTGCTGCCACCTGCACCATGGAAGTGCCCAGGACGACCTCCTTGTACCCGCGCTCCTGTGCAAAGCGGATGACGGTCCGGGTAAGTGCTTTGGAGAGGCCACGGCCCCTGTGTGGCTTGGCCACCGACATGCGCTTCAACTCCAGCGCTGTGCCCCGTTGAGAGGGGTCCTCCGGCTGGACAGCGGCCACCATGCCCACCACCTCCTCTTGGGACGTCACCACCCAGAAGCAGCTATCTTTGGCCTCCAGGTAGGTCTTGCGGATGTCCCGCAGGTCGTTGGCCAGGGCGGCTGTGACGTACTCGGCCCAGAGGCCTTTCATGTACACCCAGCCAACGACCAAAAGGGCAGCTACGACTCCAcaggagaagaggagagaagcGGAGATCGTGTAGGCCACGAGGAAGAcggccagcagcagcaggtgaGCCTGAGGGCCCCGGAGGAGGTGCCAAAAGCCAGCTGGAGCGTGCTCCTGGATGCCGTTGGAGAAGATGGTGCACACTGCCTCATGATCCTGGTCTTCGTACAGACGGATGTGGTATTCGCCCATGACGAAGTCACATTCCTGTCGGGCTGGGAAACATCATAAGAACACATGAAGAGGAACCCTTGTTGGGTCTGGTCAATGCCCCATCTAGCCCCATCtctgtcacccagtggccaaaacacaTGGTCAATTCCATGGTAACCTCCAATTCCGCCCCCAAAGCCTCATTGGGATCCCCTGGtctgtcatgtgcagttcttGTGCTAGTGGGGGTGTAAAGGTGATGCTGGAGGGGGTGGCTTTCATTCTGCTATTAAATCCCCCTCTCTTTGGTTACCCGCAGTCAGTTCATTCGGCATGAAACAGAATGAGGATTCTTTGTTCTTTGGTAAGTTGGATCCATTCAGATCTAGGTTAGTCACGTGACTTGCTCGGAATGCAAAGGCCATCTAGCTGAATGGCAACTTGGAACGCAAGGAGCAAATGGGAAAGTGTATTCTTCCCTTGCTGTTCTCAGCCGGAGTGATAAGACTGGCTTGAGTCTCAGCAGAAAACTCAGAATCGCGTCTCTCTTATGTGAATTTCATTTCTGTTCAGAAAAGAGGAGAATTCTAAAGCCAAGGTGCGGCCAAATACCGGTTTAATGTTTTTCTGACACACAcgagatgcactctctatgcagagtaCAACAATAGTTGACAGTGGGGTTCCTAGATATTAcgtatcttagaaggtggggctccaaaaagaaactctataccagtatttgttggggctgcacctaacagatttcccttgaccacccagttAAACTTCATggttggttttagataagagtgcatctttaaccgctcctgcggagtggaataaatataagccctaagggggaggagaaagggcgggctctgtccgggataaaaactcagtgggccctccaagtgtcactccagggccaagcagccaatggggagccttggcccagcctcgccttgcctgCCTGGGGACTCACTGcacaggaggagaagcagccttcccctcgCCCTTGCGAAAGGACGCTCCTTTCCCGCCTGCGGTCCCATCCCACTGGCCATTCCCCACCGGCACTTTCccgaacacacagacacacacacacacacagccacccacccacccacccactccactctgccaccccttcccccaccccacacatccacgcacacactcctctctaccccctcttttctccccacctccccctccccattccccccgCCCTtcaccccccatcccctcccttttcacctacctctctgcttgccttcctttcttccttcttccttcctgattccctgacttcctctatttctccctctccttactgtctctttctctccctctcacttgcttcctgtctttctccttcactttctttctctctcccttctagcCATCCCCTCAACCACCCCtggcccttctttctccctctccttccttccttcccccacagtCTGTTccccccctctgctagggccgCTGTCAGTAGGGTCGGAATAAtcttggtctgttcatgtgcagttagatcggCATCGTTTTATAAAATATAGTttctactttgtttttaacctaatactggtgcactttaataaataattgttaaaattttaccttgttttatagctcaactcccAAGGGACGCAAGCCCGACTCAGATTTCCAGTTACACAACACTCCCCCTCCTGCCTCCGCCCTTTTGAGCTTCCCTTCTGGCTTCTGGCTGGCTTTCCCTGCCTCTTGGCCTAAGCCACAAGACTAGTTCTGCAGGCAACAACATTTGCATAGGCCGGGTAATGCAGGAAGGGCGCTGGGTTCGTTCCTTCTTGAGGACATCACAATGCTCTTAAGGGCATCACAATGCTCCAAGAGAACCGGGGAAGGGTAGGCAGAGTTCAAGGGGAGGAGGGTCTTCTGTTTTTCATGCAGGCTTTCCCAGGCATTTCTGCTTCAAAGATCCCAAGTTCCTTTAGCTTAAAAAAtccctagagttgccagttctaggttgaaaaatccccaggagttttTGAGACTGAAGGCTGAGGAAAGCCAGCTTTgcggaagggtgtgtgtgtgtgtcaaagtgGGGTTtattgccatagagtccaccctccaaaacagcaatgccctccagggaaactgatctcttccccctggagatcagttggaattccaggatgtctccagccccctcctggaggttggcaaccctagcctttcCTGAGACAATAGTGGAGAATGATTtatgggtggagcctgcagaggtcgGGGAACGCAGTGGAGTGCGGTGccagcaaatcccccccccccagtttagtgGGTCACCCTGCATCtcacctgcctgccccccccccccggctctctctTACCTGCTGCCAGCTCCCTGCCTGGGCCTCCTTCCCCGCTGCTCCCTTGGTCTTTCTGGAAAGTTTCCAGGAGAGCTGCCAGCCACCGACTCTCCGcgtcctcctccttccccagctgTCAGCGAGGAGAGCCCGCCAGGGTCGGCCAGAGGCAAGGGGAGGCCAAACCGCGTCCGTCTTTGAGGTGGCTTCCCTGGGCGTGTTGCTGCAGGAGCCTGGCCTGATGAGTGGCCAACTCTTGTCCCAACAGGGCTGGACTTGGAGTCTTGCCACCTCCCAGCTCCTGGGAGCGagtgcgagggagggagggagagggcggcAGGGAGCGTCTGTGTGCCGAGGAAAGAGATCCTTCCACAGAATTGCTCGTAGAAATCATCTGCTGCTTCTCCCGATCAAAAACGTACAGCTAGACAGATTCCAGCTTCTGGAATTTTTTGAGCCCAGTGGTACCTTGTTTTATTCTAGAAAtcagtgtgtgtgtacacacacacacacacacgtgagcACATGAAAAGTTGtacttgaaataaatatttgctggccttaaaggtgctctatcttggttttgctgcttcagacccctgAATCTTGACAGTGCTGCTAATGTGGAGAACAAACTCATAGGGGgttgtgtcccgtcccccccttcccccgacaGGTGGCCAGCCTGGGTACAGGTAAGAAAGTCTGTCTCTCGCAAGAGACATCCCTGAAAATACCCCTCCCATGCTTGGTATGGGTGCAGCGCGAGATCACTGTTGGAACACAACGAAGGACTATGGGATCCAGTTTGCCGTAGTGCAGGGGTagctaacctgtggtcctccagatgttcatggacttcaattcccatgagcccctgccagcaaatgctggcaggggctcatgggaattgtagtccatgaacatctggaggaccacaggttgactacccctgccgtagtggtttagagtggcggcctctaatctggcgagggaggtggggtggagagagttctgagagaac from the Paroedura picta isolate Pp20150507F chromosome 10, Ppicta_v3.0, whole genome shotgun sequence genome contains:
- the NAT8 gene encoding N-acetyltransferase 8; this encodes MGEYHIRLYEDQDHEAVCTIFSNGIQEHAPAGFWHLLRGPQAHLLLLAVFLVAYTISASLLFSCGVVAALLVVGWVYMKGLWAEYVTAALANDLRDIRKTYLEAKDSCFWVVTSQEEVVGMVAAVQPEDPSQRGTALELKRMSVAKPHRGRGLSKALTRTVIRFAQERGYKEVVLGTSMVQVAAQRVYEKMGFRKVNALAPSLLAKLLNFYIFFYRYEIAGSR